The DNA segment GCATAGGGCCCGGGACGGGCGTTTCGCCGTTCTTGAGACAGTTGTGAATGTAGGAAGCCTTCCACTTGGCGTACTTCCGGTTCTGTGTTACCTCCTCCGTCAGGTCGCCAAACGTTTGGCACGCGTCGTAGATCATGCCGGCGGTGTAGAACGCTTTGACGACGTTCTTGCCGAAGTTGCCCGCCCGGTCCTGCTTGTCCGCGTACAGGAACAACTTTAAGGCGTAGTTCTCCAGATAGGCCAGCGCGGCCACATCGTTCGTGATGGATTCGTTGTCCGCCGACGCTCGCTTGGTCGCCTCCAACCAGTCCATTATTGCCACCAGCACTTTTCGATCGTCCATGGTCTGGTGGGGGATTTTCAGGCCCAGCTGCAGCGCGTACAGACGACACCAGTAGGCTACGACCGGATCGCGGGTATCATGCTCCTGGGCCGTCTTGAGATAGTGCTGGATGGGCTTCAGCAGCGGCGTAACGGGCGGAAGGTTGACTGCCATCGTGTCCTCGAGGGTCTCTTTGGTGGtcacaaaacgcaaaacacgGGCACAGAGCAGCCAATCCCCGCAGCTCACACCAAACAAACGCAGCGATTGCGGTGATGAGTAATGCTGTATCGATTTGACGTTTCCGTGTGTGAAAAGAGACGGGCTTGACAGCGGCTGAACCCTTTCGCTTTGTTTACAGTCGGTGGTTGTGCGTGCCCTctcctctcgctctctctcttctctccttctctctctttttcgttTCCACTGCACGGTGTCGGAAGGGTATTTTTATCGTGAAATTAATGCGCGAAAGGGACGACTTTAGCGATAGTGCCGTCGCCGTCGAGCGCGATAAGAGATTGGTGCACCCGGtcagaagaagaaatagaaTCGAAAAGCGGCATCTAAAGGTGTCGACGCCTGCTTCTGCTgcgcccgctgctgctgtgattGTGAACCGTTGATAGGGAAACTTGTACGCGTGGCTAATCGCCGTGACACCTGAAGCGGTTTTCCCCAACCGCAGTCGAAGCAGTCTGTGTGGACAGTTTTGTGGTGCGAAGAAAGTAGTAGTTTCGTTAAAGTAAAGCGTTGTTGAGCATGAAGAATTTCGACGCCGCCATCATGCCCGGCATTGTGGCCTGTTGCTTACTGTTGTTCTCGTTCACCATCATCGTACAGGAGGGTGACGGTGCGGTGGCGGATGAGCCCGGCTCCTGC comes from the Anopheles coluzzii chromosome 2, AcolN3, whole genome shotgun sequence genome and includes:
- the LOC120953645 gene encoding vacuolar protein sorting-associated protein VTA1 homolog, which encodes MAVNLPPVTPLLKPIQHYLKTAQEHDTRDPVVAYWCRLYALQLGLKIPHQTMDDRKVLVAIMDWLEATKRASADNESITNDVAALAYLENYALKLFLYADKQDRAGNFGKNVVKAFYTAGMIYDACQTFGDLTEEVTQNRKYAKWKASYIHNCLKNGETPVPGPMPTEGEEDGKDYDQDAGGAFQPNPEPQPGPSNTPAAPPHFPSAMPTPPPAGPSNFTTTDPFSNVKAPTPPSEPEKPPGGFQPYTGGPVADAAGLPVESNRMVTPGGVQLRPDQITKAQKYCRWAESALNYEDLKTSIDNLQKALRLLQTGQDG